The sequence below is a genomic window from Sorangiineae bacterium MSr12523.
CCTCGATCTGTCGAAGCAGACGAAGATCTACCGCACGGAGGGCGCCCACACCTTGCTCCGCCACGCCGCGCCCAAGGGAACGCAACGCGCTTTTGCGCGAGCGCTCTTCGAGGCGCACTTCGTCGAGGCGCGGAACATCAGCGACATCGACACCTTGGCCAGCATCGCCACCCGCCACGGATTCGACGCCGACGAAGCCGTGCGCCTCGTCCGCGATCCGGAGGAGCGAACGCTCACGCACCAAGAGGCCCGCAACGCCAGCGACGGCGGCATCAACGGCGTCCCGTTCTTCGTCTTCGACGGAAGGCTCGCCGTCTCGGGCGCGCAAGCCGTCGAGGTTCTGCGCGCGGCCATCGACCGCGCGCGTGCACCCGCACAAAAGGCAAACGGCGCCGAAGGCCCATGAGCCTTCGCCGCCGTTTGGCAAAGTCTTTCTTAGGAAGCGATCAGAACTCGCCCTTGGCGTCGTTCGCAGCGCCTTTGACGGCCTTGCCGAGCTTCTTGTAGGCGCCGGCGACGATCAGGAGAATGGCAACGAGGAGCAGGCCGTACTCGATGGCGGTTGCACCCTTCTCGTCCTTGACCAGCTGCATGATGTCTTTGTTCATAGGAATTCTCCTGGTTATCGTCGTTTTTTAGGGGGGTACTGCGGGTGCTGCGTGCTTCGGAGGGCACCTAGTACACACTCCGTGCCAAGCCCTTCTGCGCGGGATTCTCGAGAAAAATGCCCCCGCAGGCCCTCCAGACGTGGACCCACCTCCGTTCATTGGGGGGTAATCGACGATCCAAAATGGGCCTATCGTCGCACCCGATGCGCCCTTTCACCGTCTTGTCCTCTCGTTCACGTGCGGCCCTCCTCGGCGTCCTCTCGTCCGCACCGTTCGCGTTTGCCGCGTTTGCCGCGTTTGCCGCGTTTTTCGCGTCCGGTTGCGGAGGCGCTTCCCCGGCGCCCTCCACACCGTCCGCGCACGGCCCGTCCACCACGGGCACGGGCGCCCAGGACACCGTGGCGCAAGCCCCGCCGGTGGCCGCCGCCGCACCGGTCGATCTCTCGACCTTGCCCAAGCAGCGCGCCATCGTGCTCCGCGCCGCGCGCCTCTTCGATGGAAAGGCCGACCGCGTCGTCGAAGGGGGCGTGGCCCTGCTCGTGGAAAATGGGCTCATCACGCAAGTGGGAAAGACGGTGACCGCGCCGGGTGACGCCGAGCAGATCGATCTCGGGGACAGCACCTTGCTGCCCGGTTTCATCGATGCGCACACGCACGTCACCGCCGAGGCGAGCGACAACTTTTACCGCGACAGCTACCAGTTCCTGCACCGCTTCCCGGCCGAGCAAGCGTTTTACGCGGGGGCCTCGGCGAAGAAGCTTCTCGATGCAGGCTTCACCACCATCCGCGATCTCGGCGCCGAGGAACTTCTCGACGTGGGCGTTCGCAACGCCATCGAAGCGGGCCTCACCCCGGGCCCGCGCATGCTCGTCGCCGTGCACCCCATCGGCGCGACGGGCGGTCACGCGGATCAAGATCCGTATCCGCCGGCGCGCATCAAGGAGCTCGGTGTTTACGAAGGCATCTGCAACGGCCCCGAATCATGCCGCGCGGCCGTTCGCGAGCAGGTGAAGTACGGGGCCGATCTCATCAAAGTCATGGCCTCGGGCGGCGTCTTGTCACTCGCGGACGCCGTCGATACACCGCAGCTCACGCTGGAGGAGCTGCGCGCGATCGTCGAGGAAGCGCATCGCCTCGGCAAGAAGGTCGCAGCGCACTGCCACGGCGACAGCGCCGCCAAGCTCGCGGTCACCGCGGGCGTCGACTCCATCGAGCACGCCTCGTTCTTGAAGCCGCCCACCCTGGCGTTGATGAAATCCAAGGGCACCGTGCTCGTGCCCACGTTCCTCGCCGGCGCGTACACCGGCGGCAAGTTGGACAAGTTCCCTCCGCCGATTCAGGCCAAGGCGAAGGCCGCGTTTGCAGCCCATGCGCAGATGTTCAAAGATGCCATGCGCGCCGGCGTCATCGTGGGCTTCGGCACCGACTCGGGCGTGTCGCCGCACGGCATCAACGCGCAGGAGTTCGCCCTGATGACCGAAGGCGGCATGAGCCCCGCCGCAGCACTTCGCGCCGCGACATCGGTCAACGCGACCTTGCTCGGCATTTCCGCGCAAACGGGATCCCTCGAAAAGGGCAAGCTCGCCGACGTGGTCGCGGTGCCGGGCAATCCGCTCAAGGACATCAAGCAGACCGAGCACGTTGCGTTCGTGATGCGTGCCGGCAAAATCTACAAGCGACCGGAACGAGGAATGTAAGCCGTGCGCGGCTACTTAACTCGACACCGGGGGCTCACCCACAATACTTGAACGCATGTTAACTTTGCAGAACGGCCGTCGCGCGCGGAGTGTGCTCGCGCTGGGCGCTGCCATCTTCATCTTGGGCATCACCGCGGCCGCGTGCGACGAGTTCATGAAACCGCGTCGCTACAATGGGCCGACGGGCAATCCTTTTCCCGATGGCGGCTACAGCGATGCTGGCGATGCAGGGCCTTACGATCCGTTCGCTTGCCAGGCCTGCGTTCAGCCCATGTGCAATGTGCAACAGACGTACTGCAATCAGAGCACGACCTGCCTGAACCTTCAGCAAACGATCCTTGCGTACTGCTACGACTACGATCTGGTGTGCGCGCAGAATTACATCAACCAGGCTGCGGGTGATCCGCAGGGTCAGCAGCTGTATGTCAATTTGCTGAATTGCGAGCGCAACTACACGTGCTCGTCGTGCCGTGACGAGTGCCAGCCGCCCGCCTCGTACTGCCGCTGAACGTGATACGTTGTAATGATGTCGATCGACATCAATCTTCTGACTCGCGCACGTAGTGCAGCGAAGGCCGTTTCGGAGCTGTCCCCACGCCGGACGTATCCTTCTCGGCGTGGAGACGGATACGTCGATGCTGTAAAGCCTAAAGCCGGTACGCGCCGATGATGTCCGAGTAATCGTCGGTCCAGACGCGCATGCCCTCCTTCGCGTGGACCTCCTGGTACCCGCGCTGGACGAGCGGCTCGAGCGTCGCGGCGTTCTCGGACATCACGAGCCAGGTGGAGGGCTGGAGCCCGTCGTCGAGCAGCTCTTTGCTCGGCGACAGAAGGCTCTTGCCCACCAGGTGCAGCGCGCGATCGCCCGCGACATTGGCCATTACGGGGCCGAGTCGCAAAAAACGATTCGAAATGTGGAACGCGAGAAGCCCATCGGGCTCGAGTTTGCGCTTGTACAAATCGATGGCCTCGCGCGTGAGCAAGTGAACCGGGACGGCATCGGAGCTGAAGGCATCGAGCACGATGAGCGAGAACGACGCATCCGCCGCCTCCTCGATGCGCAGGCGTGCATCGCCCACCTCGACGCGCAGCCCGCGATTGTTGGGGAACGCGTCGGACAGATACGTGAAGAGGCTCGGCGTCTGGGCGACGCGCACGACGGCGGGGTTGATCTCGTAGAAGGTCCAGGTTTGCTCGGGCTTGGCGTACGCCGCCATGGTTCCCGCGCCGAGGCCGACGACGCCGACGGAATGGAGCCGATCGCCGTAAGCCTGGAACACGTCACCCAGCGGTCCGCGGCGATGGTAGTAGGCGAGGGGATCGCGCCGTCGCTCGGGGGCGGTGAACTGGATGCCGTGGATGATGTTGCCGCTCGAAAAGACGTGGAAGCCTTTGTTTTCGGCGACGCGGATGACGCCGAAGAAGTTGCGGTCGATGTACAGAAGCCCAGACATAGCCCCGGTGTGCAGGCCGGTCGCGAGCAGGATGGCCCCGATGCCCAACGCAAAGCGCGGGACGTGAATGCGCGAGGCGTAATTGAGGACGAACGGAATGGCCACGGCGAGCACGTAGAGGGGTGAATCGGTGAGGTCGCGCTTCTCGCCGAAGTAGAGGACGGCGAAGAGGAGCGCCCCGATGCCGATGGGGATGACCGCATCGAGCAGCCGTGCGCGCGCCGACGGTTCCTTCTTTTTGGCGACGACGCGGCAGAGCGCGGCGAGCACCAAGGCGATGGGGAACTCCATGGCGCGCGAGAAGAACGTCGGTGCGACGACCCCATTGAGAAGCCCGCCGAGGGCACCGCCGATGGAGAGCCAGAGGAAGAAGTCCGTCAGCTCGCTCGCATCCGGGCGCAGTCGGACGAGCCGCACATGGCAAAAGAGCGCGACGAAGAAGAAGGTTGCAAGATGCACCAAAATGGTCGACCACGCCCCGCCGAGAACGCTGGCCGCCACCGACAGCGTGAGCCCGATGACGATGGCGCGGTCGAGAACCGCATCGCTGAAGAGCTGCCGGTTGGCGAAGACGAGGATGAACGTCACCAAATAGAGCAAGAGCGGCAGCACCCAAAAGAGCGGAATTGGTGCCACGTCGGTGGTGATGAACGTGGTGACCCCCATCATGTACGTGGACGGCACGAACGCGAGGGCAGCCCACGTGAGCCGCGAGCGCCAGCGGACGCGCTGCCTCCGCTCCGACGGCGTCTCATCGGGCCGCGGGGTCGATGGCGCAGGCTCCGGATCACCCGGCCGGCGCGGCATGAGCAGCGGCAGGGCCGACATGGCCACCAACACGACGAAGGCGAAATACCCATTGTGCCAAACGGCGAATTGGCGCCTCAATCCGACGAATGGCTCGATGACGAAGGGATAGGCCGCCAGTGCCACCACGCTTCCCGCGTTGCTGGCGGCGTAGAGCACATAGGGATCGCGCCCGGCGCGTTTGGTGGGATGCGAGGGATCCGACGGCGGCAGCGCGGCGAACCAGCCTTGAAGCAGCGGGCCGCTCATCGAAAGAATGGCGAACGCCGGCCCCACCGTGCGCGCGAGCAAGATGAGAACGGAGAAGGTCGGGTTCGTGTCGTGGTTCCAGCTGCGCACCTGCTCCGAGTCGACCACCGCCGGCAATGCGAGCAGGGGCAGTCCTATCAAAACGAGCTGGACGAGCGCCTGCTTCCGGGCACCGAGCCAGCCCAGGGATGCATGTACATACATGTATCCAGCGAGCAGCAGCGCCTGGAAGAAGAGCATGCAGGAGATCCACACGGCCGGCGTCCCGCCGAGCAACGGCGTGATGGACTTGGCGACCATGGGCTCGATGGAGAAGAGCAGAAACGCGCTGGCAAACAGAGCAAGGGCGAAGCGGAGCCCGCGCTTCGAGTGCCGAGGGTCCATGCACGCGCCTTAGCCAGGGGCATGCCGTCACCGTGGGCGCGCGCAATTCTCAGTGTCAAAATCCGTTGCTCTGGCATCCATCCGCCGCGTCCGATTCGCGCTTCGTGATTTCTCGGACGCGTGATCGACAACCGGGCGTTCGGCGTGTTGGCCATTCGCGCGCGCCGCATGAACGGCGCGTGCGCCATGGTGGATCGACATGGTCTCTGCGGCTATGTGCGCGGAACCATTCGACCATCCAGCCGGACACCCGGCGTGGGTTTCGGTGACTACAGCCCCGAGCCCGGAAGCTTTTTCGTCGGGGTGGCCGAGCCGCCGCCACCCGAAGGACGCGGCGTATCGCGATGGCGATGCGACCGTTCTTCGGCCGGAGGCGCAGAGGTGGCGGAGCTGGCGGAGCTGGCGGAGACCGATGGTGCCGCCGGCGCACCCGCATCGACGGTGCCGACGTTCTCGATGGCGCCCGTGGTCTTCGCGGGCTCCGGAGCCGTCGTGGCCGATGCCGCAAGCGCGGAGGGCGCCGGTGCCGTCGCGGTCACCGTCGTCTCCGGCGGCGGCTTCGGGTTGCGGGCAGTGAGCTGGTAGATGCCGCCGATGGCGAGGACCGCACCAATCGCCGAGCCGGCGACGACGATCCAAATCACGGGCCCGAGCCCTCGCTTGGCCCCCTGCGTCGCCAGGCGACCGGCATCGTGAGGCCCCGTTGCATACGACGGATTCGCCGGCATGCCCGAATGGGCGAGGCTTCCCTGGCCGGCCTGGCCTGGGTGGTTTGGCTGCGGCAACGTGAGCGTCCTCGGGTGCCCCGGATCGGACGGCGCATCGACGGAGCTCATGATGGCCGTGCCACTTCGCTGCACGTCGGGCACGCCCGGCGGTGCGTACGTCCCCGTGGGCGCGTTGCGATCGACGGAAGCACCGCTTGCGGGATGCGGCGACGGCGGGCCGCGGAAGCTTGCCGCAGGCACGGGGGTGGGCCCACCGATGGTCATCGGCGAGGCCGCGGCATTCTCGTGCGTCTCCCCCGCGGCGGGCGGAAACGCACCCCCGCCGGAGCCATTGCCCTCGTCGAACTGGGTCGCCGCATCCGCCAGGCCGGCGGAGGGAGGGCGCACCGGTCCCGCGCCCGAGGATCCGGCCCCGGGAATCGAACCGCCAGCCCCGCCAGATGCCGAGTAGGCTTGCGGCTGCGGATAATCGCCCGTGCCGTGCCCGGACGCGCGCACACCGCTGCCGCCCTCCGAGCTGCGAAGCGGCTGCGGAGAAGGCTGCATCGCGGGGGCCGCACCTGCCCCAGGCCCCGCTTTGGGGGCCGCACCTGCAAGCGCAGAAGGATACGGCGGCGCGCCGCCCACGATGAGGGGCGCACCCGCCGGCGGCGGACTCGCTCCTCCACTCGCAGGCCGCGAGAACGACGCTCCGCTGATGCCCGGGCCACGCTGTTGTGCGCCCGGATCCGTGGAGAGATGGAACGGATCGTTCACCGTCTCGACCTGCGAGAGCGGCGCCATCTCCAGCGCGCCTTGCTGCGACTTGCGGAACCGATTCAACTCGGCGGCGAAGGTGAAGGCGTCATGCTGCCGATCCGCCGGATCCTTCGCCAGCGCACGGCGCACGATGTCTTCCAGCTGCCGCGGCACGCGGACGTGCCTCGCGATGGGCGGCGCGACCGTGTTGAGGTGCGCATGCGCAATTTCCGCGGTGGACGACAGATCGTCGAAGGGCCCGTAGCCGGTGATGATCTCGTAGAGGCAAAGCCCCGCCGCATAAATGTCCGTCTGCGCCGTGATGGGGCGCCCCGAGAGCTGCTCCGGCGCGGCGTAACGCAGGGTGCCGATGAAGCGATTGTGCCCGGTCTGCGTGTGCGTCTCGGGATCGGCCTCGGTCATGATGCCGAAGTCGAGCAGCTTGGTGACCGTGGTGCCGTCCGCGTCGCGGTGGAGGAAGATGTTCTCCGGCTTCACGTCGCGGTGGATGATGCGGTTTTCGTGCGCATGGTACAGCGCGTTGAGAAGGTCGATGCAGAGACGGCACGCCGTGTCGACGTTGAGTCGCGTCTTGTTGTCGAGCACCGTGCGGAGCGTGTGCCCGTTGAGCTTTTCCATCACCAGGTAGGTGAGACGCAGCGAGTCAGCGGTGACGTCCGCCGTGATGACCTGGACGATGTTGCGGTGCTCGAGCCGCGCGAGGGCCCGTGCCTCACGGCGCATGCGCTCGGCCAAATCCGCCCGAGAGGACAGCGATGCGTGCAGGGTCTTGAGCACGTACCGCTTCTCGATGTTGGTGTCCTCGACCTCGTAAACGGTGCCCATTCCGCCCGCGCCGAGGCGGCGAATGACCTTGTACTTGGTTCCAGGAATGAGAATCCCGCTGGGGTATTCGAAGTTATCGGTCATCCGTGCGCCTGCTCTGCTCCACCACCGTCCCCCTGACTCTTATTCGGCCGCTGCTTCGTTTTCTTTCGCTTCGTTCGCCTACTTGACGGAGTGCTGTGGGCAAAAAGCTGAAATCGAGTCGGTTCTCCTTGAGTCTTCCTTTTCTATCAGCTCTCGGGCCGTTCCGGCCACGCGTGCTTCGGATATTTCCGAGAAAGCTCCTTGCGGATCGAGGGGTAATGCCGCTCCCAAAAGCCCTTGAGGTCGCTTGTCACCTGTACGGCGCGCTGGTTGGGCGCGAGGAGATGAACGACGAGGGGGACCTTCCCGCCACCCACGCGCGGCGTTTCGTTCATGCCGAAGAAGTCTTGGAGGCGCGAGGCGATGTGCGGGGGTTTTTCCGGCTCGTAGTGAATTTTGACGCTTCTTCCTGCCGCCAACGTGATGCGCTCGGGGGCGAGTGCGAAGATGCGCGCCGTGGGACCCGGGCCCAGGTGTGTCTGGATGGCATCCACGAACGATGTCGCACGCAGCTCAGCAAAACTGCGTCGCCCCGCGCACTGCGCGAGCAAGACCTGGCGCAGGAACGCATCGTCCACCCGCGGGATGGAGGCATCGACGGTCTGGGCGAAACGGGCGCGCGCCACCCACGCATCGAGCGCCCCCTCGGGAGCGAATCGCGCCAGGCTGGCCATGCCATCGGCGAGCACGGCTTCGGCAAGTAGCTCAGCCGCCTTTGTGTCGTCCGGCCGATTGGCCGGCGATTCATCGAGAACAAGGCCTTCATAGCTCATCGAGCTCACCGACTCGACGCGCTCCGAGGCGCGCACGAAGGTCGTGCGGGTGCTCTCGACGATGCGATCGGCGAAGAACTCGATGAGCCAATCCGGCTCGATGGCGCTGGCGATGCGCACGGACTTGTCGTCCGCATCGACGGCGACGAGCCACGGGGCATCGCGCACGACGCTCGCCTCGGAGAGCTCCGCGCGGCCTCCGCCGGACATGGCCAGCGTCCTTCCGCGCACGCGCCGGGCAACGCGATCGGGGTAGCCGGCGAGCACGCACTTCAGCAAATCGGTGTCAGTTCTGCGTTGAAAGTCGGGCGTCGCGAGCGACGCACCTCCGGGCTCGCTCTTCTTCGGCCGGCCGATGCGCCGCAGCTGTTTGTGCGCGCGATCCACGGCGAACGTGGCGCCCGGATCGAGCCCGATGGCGCGCACGATGTTCGGCGCGAAGCGCGTCTCTTGGGCCTCGCGAAAGAGGTCGCGCATCTGCAAAAGATCCGAATCCTCGGTCGCAACGTCGTGGGCCGGATCGCGACCGAACCCGCGATCGAAACGGGCGCGCCCGGCCGTGCGCACATCGCGCTCGCCCAAGAGCGCGGCGAGCACCGTGGCGTCGTCGAAAACGCCGCGCTCCTCGGCCTCCACGAGGAGACGTGCGGTTCGCGGATGAAGGGGAAAGCGCAGCATGCGATGGCCAATGGGCGTCACATCGCCCTTTGCATCGAAGGCACCCAGGCGCGTGAGCAGCTCCTCCGCCGAGGCCAGCGCCGCCGGCGGCGGTGCATCGAGCCACGTCAGATCGCGGTCGACCTTTCGCGCGCGCAACTCGAGCAAAAGCTCCGCCAGATCGAGCCGCGCAATCTCGGGCGGTTGATGCTCGGGGCGGCGTTCGAAGTCGATCTTCGTGTAAAGCCGCACGCACACGCCGGGGCGCGTTCGTCCGGCACGCCCCGCGCGCTGCGTGGCGGATGCGCGGCTTACTTTTTCGATGCGCAGCCGCGGCAGCCCCGACCAGGGATCGTGGCCCATCACGCGCGCGAGGCCACTGTCGATGACCGCCACCACGCCGTCGATGGTCACCGAGGACTCGGCCACGTTGGTCGCGAGGATCACCTTGGGCCGATCCGCCGGACGAATCGCCCGATCTTGCTCCGCCGGCGAGAGATCGCCGTGGAGCGGCAGCACGAGCAACCCGCGCTCCGCCGCCAGCTTTTCCAGCGCTTCTTGCGCCCGCCGGATCTCGCGCGCGCCGGGGAGGAACACCAGCGCGTCGCCGTCCATCGGGAGGGCCCGGATGGCGGAGGCAACCTGCAGCTCCAGTGGCCGATCGTCGGCGCCGGTGGCGTGCTCGATGCGCACATCGAACCGCTTTCCCTCCGAGCGAAGCGATTTGCAGCCGAGGAACCGCGCCGCGGGCTCCGCATCCAACGTGGCGGACATGAGCACCAGGCGCAGATCCGGCCGCGAGGTCCGCTGCAGGTGCCGCAGGTAAGCGAGCGCCACGTCGCCGTGGAGATGGCGCTCGTGAAATTCGTCGAGCACCACCGCGCCCACGCCGGCGAGCTCGGGATCGCGCACGAAGCGCCGCGTGAGGATGGCCTCGGTGACGAAGCGAAGGCGCGTTTTCGGGCCCGTCACGTCCTCGAACCGCACCTGGTAGCCTACGGTTTCGCCCGCCGTCTCACCGAGCTCCTCGGCCACGCGCCGCGCCGCGAGCCTTGCCGCCAGCCGGCGCGGTTCCAGCACGATGATCTCCCCGCCCGACGCGAGAGAGGTGGGCGAGCGAGGCGACGGGTGTTCGAGAAGCGCCCGTGGAACGCGCGTCGTCTTACCGGCGCCGGGTGGCGCCTCGAGAACGAGGCTCGACTCCTCGTCGAGGGTCCGCACGATCTCGGGCAAAAGTGGGTCGATTGGAAGCGTGGGAAGCGAATGCACGGGCAAGCGTTTGTGTATAGTGTGCTCGAGGATGCGACAAAAGCAGAATGTCCCGCTCGCGGGGCATACCACCCTGCGCCTGGGAGGACCGGCGGCGCGTCTGTTGGAAATCGAAAGCGTGGACGAGCTCGCGACCGCCGTGCGCGATCTCGATGCGCGCGGCGAGCCGGTGCTCGTGCTCGGCGGCGGCAGCAACCTGGTGGTCGCCGATGAGGGATTCGCCGGCACCGTACTCAAGTTGGCCTTCGACGCCGTCGAGGTTTCTCCCGACGAGGTAACCGTCGACGCGGGCGCCAATTGGGATGGTTTGGTCGCACGCGCCGTCGACGAGGGATGGCGCGGGGTCGAGTGCCTCTCGGGCATCCCGGGCTCGGTGGGCGCGACCCCGATGCAGAACGTGGGCGCCTACGGGCAGGAGGTGAGCGAGACCATCTCCCGCGTGCGCGTGCTCGATCGCACCAAGGGCACGGTGTCGTGGATCGCGAACGAAGACTGCGCCTTCGCATACCGCAGCAGCCGTTTTCGCGGGCAATCGCGCTACATTGTCGTGCAGGTCGCTTTTGCCTTCCCGCGCGATACGCAGAGCATGCCCATTCGCTATGCCGAGCTTTCGCGCGCCTTGGGCATCGCCGAAGGAGAGCGCGCCCCGCTTCGCCAGGTGCGCGACGTCGTGCTTCGCCTGCGCGGTGCCAAGGGCATGATCCTCGATGCGAGCGATCCGGAAAGCGTGAGCGCCGGTTCCTTTTTCGTGAACCCCATCGTCGATCCCGCCGCCGTCGCGCACATCGAAAGCACCGCGGGCGCAACCGTCCCGCGCTTTCCCATGCCCGACGGCACGGTGAAGGTGCCCGCCGCATGGCTCATCGAGCGCGCCGGCTTCACCAAAGGGTACGGCCGCGGTGGTGTGAGCATCTCCCGTAAGCACGCCCTTGCACTCGTTCACCGCGGAAATGGCAGCACACGCGAGCTTTTGGCCCTCGCCCGCGAGGTCCGCGACACCGTCCAATCGCGCTTTGGCGTCGAACTGTCGGCCGAGCCAATCATGGTCGGCTGCGCGCTATGACGTGTCAGATGTGTTAGACAGCCACACCATGCGTCGTTGGGCACTTTCTTTGGCCTTTTGCTGCGCGGTTGGTGGCTGCAAGTGCGGCCGTGACCGGCCTTATACGCCGTATGCGATCGACGAGGCGGGCACCGCGGCTGCGCCGGCGGAGGATGCCGGCGGTGCGGCCAGTGCGGCGGAAACGGCGGATGCCGGCGTGACGTTCGCCGAGCAGCCCGGGATCGTGGCGCCGCCGAACACATCGCAGTGGGAGCTCGAGGGTCTCGTGCTCACGGCGCCGCCCGAGATGATCTTCGTCACGGCCCTCACGCGCGACTTCGACGGCGACGGCAACAAGGATGCAGTGGCCGTGGTGCGTGGGGCGACGGCGCCCGAAAAGGCCCAGGTGGTGCTCTACCAGGGGACGCCGGGTAAGCCTCCCACGGCGGCGCCCGTGGGTGGGCCGCTGGCCTTGGGCAATGCACCGTGCGAGGGCGCGCCCAAACCGGATCCCAAGGCCGACAAGGACAAGGACAAAGACAAGAGCGAGGGCGCGAAGCGGCTTGCGCTCATCGGACCGCACTCCGTGGTCATCGAGCTGTCGAACCGGTGTTCGCCGCGGTGGTTCGGCATCGTGTCACTGGCGGCGCCGGCGCGCGTGCTCTTCTCCACGACGATTGCCGATCCGCCGAGCGCGCCCACGTTGAGCGTCGAGGCGGATGGCTCGGATCGCGATCACGATGGCGTCGACGACGTGACCTTGCGCGTGACCCTCGAGGGTGGCGCGCCCCCCTTCGAGCCTGGGCCGAAGGTGAGCGCCGTGCTCCGCTGGTTCGATCGGCCCGCGGGCATGAGCCGCGATCCCGCCGAGCCCGACGCGTCGCTTCGCGTGCTCGCGAGCAACGCGGCCACGCGTGCGGCGCGCGCGAAGGATGCGCCCGGCGTCCCCATTTTCGTGCGGCAACTGCGCGCGCTCTACGGTTCCATCTGCAGCGAGGGCGGTTCGCCGCGCATGAGCGGCGTCTCCTGCGGAACGAGCCGCGCCCTCGAGGAGGGCGGCCTGGCCGAGGTGCGCGCGTACTCCGTCATGGGCGATGCGCTGCGGGCCATCTCGGCGCTGGATCGCGCCCAACGCGCGCCGGCGGCGCACACGCCTGCGCGCACCAACGACGCGCAAGCGTGGATCACGCAAGCCGCGACTCCGGCGACCAATGCGAACCTTCGCGTCGTGGCCGCCGTCCCGCAGATCGAGCGCTCGAAGAGCCCGGGCTGGGGCGCCTTGGCCTTCGAACCGAGCGGAAAGCTCCTGGTCCGCACCCTCGCGGGCGTGGTTCGCGTCGACCCGGTGCAGGGCGACGAGGCCGAAGCCGGCGACGTGCGCACCTGGAGCTCGCGCGTGGTCTCGCCCGACGGCACCTACCGCTTCATCGAGGCGTACAGCGCGTGCGATGGCGTCGCCCT
It includes:
- a CDS encoding DsbA family oxidoreductase, translating into MGRRSADIMAQLEIDLFSDIVCPWCFIGSHRLDQVLASEEDVVVNYRTFMLDPTIPPEGESIRDRLRRKYGVEPERAFATVEAAARESGLVLDLSKQTKIYRTEGAHTLLRHAAPKGTQRAFARALFEAHFVEARNISDIDTLASIATRHGFDADEAVRLVRDPEERTLTHQEARNASDGGINGVPFFVFDGRLAVSGAQAVEVLRAAIDRARAPAQKANGAEGP
- a CDS encoding Flp family type IVb pilin, whose amino-acid sequence is MNKDIMQLVKDEKGATAIEYGLLLVAILLIVAGAYKKLGKAVKGAANDAKGEF
- a CDS encoding amidohydrolase family protein: MRPFTVLSSRSRAALLGVLSSAPFAFAAFAAFAAFFASGCGGASPAPSTPSAHGPSTTGTGAQDTVAQAPPVAAAAPVDLSTLPKQRAIVLRAARLFDGKADRVVEGGVALLVENGLITQVGKTVTAPGDAEQIDLGDSTLLPGFIDAHTHVTAEASDNFYRDSYQFLHRFPAEQAFYAGASAKKLLDAGFTTIRDLGAEELLDVGVRNAIEAGLTPGPRMLVAVHPIGATGGHADQDPYPPARIKELGVYEGICNGPESCRAAVREQVKYGADLIKVMASGGVLSLADAVDTPQLTLEELRAIVEEAHRLGKKVAAHCHGDSAAKLAVTAGVDSIEHASFLKPPTLALMKSKGTVLVPTFLAGAYTGGKLDKFPPPIQAKAKAAFAAHAQMFKDAMRAGVIVGFGTDSGVSPHGINAQEFALMTEGGMSPAAALRAATSVNATLLGISAQTGSLEKGKLADVVAVPGNPLKDIKQTEHVAFVMRAGKIYKRPERGM
- a CDS encoding fused MFS/spermidine synthase; translated protein: MDPRHSKRGLRFALALFASAFLLFSIEPMVAKSITPLLGGTPAVWISCMLFFQALLLAGYMYVHASLGWLGARKQALVQLVLIGLPLLALPAVVDSEQVRSWNHDTNPTFSVLILLARTVGPAFAILSMSGPLLQGWFAALPPSDPSHPTKRAGRDPYVLYAASNAGSVVALAAYPFVIEPFVGLRRQFAVWHNGYFAFVVLVAMSALPLLMPRRPGDPEPAPSTPRPDETPSERRQRVRWRSRLTWAALAFVPSTYMMGVTTFITTDVAPIPLFWVLPLLLYLVTFILVFANRQLFSDAVLDRAIVIGLTLSVAASVLGGAWSTILVHLATFFFVALFCHVRLVRLRPDASELTDFFLWLSIGGALGGLLNGVVAPTFFSRAMEFPIALVLAALCRVVAKKKEPSARARLLDAVIPIGIGALLFAVLYFGEKRDLTDSPLYVLAVAIPFVLNYASRIHVPRFALGIGAILLATGLHTGAMSGLLYIDRNFFGVIRVAENKGFHVFSSGNIIHGIQFTAPERRRDPLAYYHRRGPLGDVFQAYGDRLHSVGVVGLGAGTMAAYAKPEQTWTFYEINPAVVRVAQTPSLFTYLSDAFPNNRGLRVEVGDARLRIEEAADASFSLIVLDAFSSDAVPVHLLTREAIDLYKRKLEPDGLLAFHISNRFLRLGPVMANVAGDRALHLVGKSLLSPSKELLDDGLQPSTWLVMSENAATLEPLVQRGYQEVHAKEGMRVWTDDYSDIIGAYRL
- a CDS encoding protein kinase, which translates into the protein MTDNFEYPSGILIPGTKYKVIRRLGAGGMGTVYEVEDTNIEKRYVLKTLHASLSSRADLAERMRREARALARLEHRNIVQVITADVTADSLRLTYLVMEKLNGHTLRTVLDNKTRLNVDTACRLCIDLLNALYHAHENRIIHRDVKPENIFLHRDADGTTVTKLLDFGIMTEADPETHTQTGHNRFIGTLRYAAPEQLSGRPITAQTDIYAAGLCLYEIITGYGPFDDLSSTAEIAHAHLNTVAPPIARHVRVPRQLEDIVRRALAKDPADRQHDAFTFAAELNRFRKSQQGALEMAPLSQVETVNDPFHLSTDPGAQQRGPGISGASFSRPASGGASPPPAGAPLIVGGAPPYPSALAGAAPKAGPGAGAAPAMQPSPQPLRSSEGGSGVRASGHGTGDYPQPQAYSASGGAGGSIPGAGSSGAGPVRPPSAGLADAATQFDEGNGSGGGAFPPAAGETHENAAASPMTIGGPTPVPAASFRGPPSPHPASGASVDRNAPTGTYAPPGVPDVQRSGTAIMSSVDAPSDPGHPRTLTLPQPNHPGQAGQGSLAHSGMPANPSYATGPHDAGRLATQGAKRGLGPVIWIVVAGSAIGAVLAIGGIYQLTARNPKPPPETTVTATAPAPSALAASATTAPEPAKTTGAIENVGTVDAGAPAAPSVSASSASSATSAPPAEERSHRHRDTPRPSGGGGSATPTKKLPGSGL